The window AGGTAACTTTTTACAGCCGACGATTTTATCTGAAAATATTCAGACAATGGAACGCCGTAAAATCATTCAGAAAGAGTCAGAATTACCTGCTTTAGCCATAGCGTACCGGACAGTGGATGTCGATCATACGGATTATATCCCGTTGATTTTCCTGTCGGCCGTTTTATCATCAGGAAAAAGTTCGCGCCTGCATCAATCTTTGGTTTATCGCCGTCAAATTGCCGCTTTTGCGTCGGCATCATTTTCGGCATCGAAAGATCCCGGCTTGTTTCAGTTTATGGCCCAAGCCCAACCCGGCCATGCGATCGGCGAGGTTGAGCAGGCGATTATGGATGAAATTCAAAAGCTTCAACAGGAAGAAATTACGGATATGGAATATGAACGGATTAAAAACCTTGTGGAAGCTGGTTTTATTTATTCAATGGAAACGAATGAAAATCGCGCCGAAATGATCGGACGTTACGAAATTCTCTCCGAGAAATATGGAGCGGAATATTTGAATCGTTCGCTAGAGCTTTTTAACACGACCACCAAGGCTGACATCCTTCGCGTAGCGCAAACGTATTTCTTGGACGCACGGAAAAATACGGTGATTCTTGAACCGATCAAAAGAAATTAAATTATGAAGCGGTCTGTAATTCTAATTTTAGCCGATGGCGCACGCTATGACGTGTTCGAGGAATTGCTGCAAGCCGGTCGCCTTCCGAATATTAGCGAGCACATCGTTCAACGCGGCGATTACCGCCGTATGACGACGGTTTTTACTTCGACGACCGGTCCTGCATATTTACCTTTTTTTACTGGCTGTTTTCCGGGAACGGCAAATTTACCCGGCATCCGGTGGTTTGACAAAAAAGCTTACGCCACAAAACCTTTTTATTCGCCACACCGATTCAGGAGTTATTGCGGCTGGGAAGGTTTTTTTATGAATCGCGACATCCGTCCCGATTTGAAAACGTTATTTGATCTTACGGAGGCTCCGATCAATGTGTTTGGTCCGATCACGCGAGGATTGCCTTCGGGCAGTAATCAACGGCCGCTGCATAAAGCATGGCTGATGGCGCGTGCGCACAGTAACGGACAGTACGAGCCGGTCGATCAGAAAGCTTTGAAGATTTTTTTAAACACGATGCCTAACGAATCGGAATTTTGTTTCCTTGTACTTCCCGGCATAGACGGCATCAGTCATAATACTTTCCCGCGTCATGAGCGTACCATCAAGGCGTATCAATTTCTCGATCAAGCCGTCGGAGAGATTGTAAAGAAATTAAAAGAATATCGACGTTACGACTCAACAGTAATCGGGATATGCAGTGATCACGGCCTGACGCAAACGCATACGCATTTTGATGTGCCGGTATTTATGGAGAAGGTTTTGAACATTCCCACGCTGTATTATACCAATATTTTTAAAATGAATCCTCAGGCTTCGGCGCACGTTTCAGGTAACGGTATGGTACACATTTATTTTAAAAACGGCGATTGGCTCAAGCCGTGTTATTATGAAGACATGATTCGAATGTCCCCAGACATGGTTCAGGAATTTCTCTCAAAGGAAGCCGTTGATTTAGTTGTAACAAAAACGTCCGGAGGATACGTCCGAGTCGATAGCACCCGCGGAAGCGCTGTGATCAAGGAATTGGGAGAAAAAATCGAATACCGTGTGTTGTCCACAGACCCGTTTGGTTTTCAAAAATTGCCTAATATTATGACGTATGACGAAGCCCTGGAAAAAACGTTCGACACCGAGTATCCGGACGCCATCGTTCAAACGGCGCAGATTTTTCGTTCGGAGCGTTGTGGCGATCTCCTGTTGTCCGCAAAAATCGGTTACGATTTACGTTTCAAATGGGAAAGTCCCGAACATAAATCGTCGCATGGTTCGTTGCATCGTGAACACATGATGACGCCGTTTTGCCTGAGTCATCCGGTCAGCCGCCCACTTCTTCGCAGTGCCGACGTGTTTCCTTCGATTTTGAATTTATTGGGAAAAAAAATTCCGGATGGAATTGACGGGAAGTCGTTTATCAAAGCCGCTCCTGTAATGCAAGCTTTTCAAGCATCAGTAGCTTTATGACCATTTTAGATTTTCTTCTGCAACGCTTTTGCCAAAAAGATTATCCGCGGCGCGTCAACATAGTCTTCAAACTGTAAAGCTTGTTTTAACGACGTAGCGGCTTTTTCTTTATTTTGATTTTGAACGTAACAATAAGCAAGATAATACAATGTGTGGGGCTTAACCCAATTCTGATCGTTGCCGCCGAACGGTGCTTCCAAAACCGACTGGAAATATGCGGCGGCTTTGCTCCATTCGGATTGCGACATTTCGGCCCGCCCTAAATAAAAATAAATCTGACCGATAAATTTCTCGTAATCTTTGGCGGTTTGCGCTTTCTTGAGCAAAGGTTGCAATTCCTGAATACCTTGAGTGTTTTCACCGATGATCACGGCATAACGCGCTTGGATTAAACCGATTTCAAATTCCGGTAACGGATATCGCAGGCGATTTTTGCATCCTTGTATGGTCGGTTTGCCGCTCATCGAGTGATCGCGTCCATTTTCATACACCGCAATTGCCAGATCGCGTTTTCCTGCTAATTCGTACGTTTCTCCGAGCTGATAATAGGTAGCGCCTGCGATCCAACCGTCCATACTTTTGTACATACGATACGAAGCACTGATGTTGACGGCCTGTTGAAAATGATCGATGGCATTGTTCCAATTGCGACGCAGTTTGTCAATTCTTCCCAGAAAATGGTGGGCAAATATTTCAGCCGACGGGAACTGAGATTGGCTTTTTGAAAGTGCCGACGCACATAATTCTTGTGCCGCATCGAAATGATCGGCAAGATAATGCACCATCGCTTCTTGAGTCATCAAGAAAGGATTATTGGGAAATTCATGGCGCAGAGCGCGGTACATGACGATGGATTCATCGTAATTACCTTCTTCCATAAAAATATTAGCCAGAAGGAATTTGGCTTCGACGCGTGCCAGCGTTCCTTTAGCCGAAGCAATTTCAAGCTGGCGTAAACCTAAATCACGATCACCACCCAATCCAAAAATACTGGCCAGTACTTCGACGAATTTGGGCATCGTCGCTGCGTAGTAATTATATAATCCAACGGACAAGTAGGCGTCGTAATACGATTGATTTTTGTGAAGGATGTCATCGTGAAGGCTTTTGGTTTTGCGCCCGTAATAAAATGCTTTGATCCAATCGCCCAAGGCAGCGTGGAAACGTCCCAGGTTGCCATAAGCCAAACCGAGATAAAATTCCGATTCGGTCTTATCGGCTGAAGCTTCGCGATATTTCTCAGCTATATCGACGGTTTTTTCACACCATGCAATAAATGCTTCATCGGATAGACGTTTTGGATCGCCGGCAACCATTTGATAGAAGTACAAGGATCCTTTGAAGAAATACCCCTTGGGATGTTTTGGAAAGAGTGTAATGATAGAATCGATAGTTTGTTCAGCGGCAACAAAATTAAGATCGAAGGTATAATTCTGCCCTCGCGATATCATGGTATCACTTAAGTCTTCTGCAAATGCAGTCGATGCCCATAAAACAATTAAGCTAAAACCGGTTTTCATAATTCTTGTTGATTGAACTTTTAACTTCGGAATGAATATAAATTTCTTCCTATCGCTTTTCAAGCTATATTCCGGTTATTAAACAGAGGAGTTTTGCATGTATGTTTGTTTTCTATTTTGGTATGTGCTTCTTGTTCAGGAAAAACATGCGACGATGGAAGGCGTGGTGAAACAAGGTGGAACTCCGATAAGCGGCGCACAGGTAATACTTCAGTTGGAACAATGCGATTGTGCATCTTGTGCCAATTCTGATTCGTGTCAATGCTGTCCGGGTTTAACATTAACATTGACCGATGGAATGGGACATTATACGATCAGTGTCCCTGCAGGAACGTATTCGTTACGCGTTAAAATCGCTGAACGGCAACCGTACCGATTGTCCAATCTTGGATTAAATGCCGGTGAGGTCGTTTATCGTAATTTTGATTTGTAATCATTCAATTCAACCAGCAAGATCTGAAATGAATTTAATGGGTCGAATTAACAGAGCGGGTGAGCGTGGAAAGAAGGTCGTCAGCTTTGGCGCCCTCATCGTCGGTGGCCAGCATGCGGTAGCGTTTAAGAATTGAAATAGCGTTGTGATAGTCTTCGAGCATGGCTTGAA of the bacterium genome contains:
- a CDS encoding carboxypeptidase-like regulatory domain-containing protein, whose translation is MYVCFLFWYVLLVQEKHATMEGVVKQGGTPISGAQVILQLEQCDCASCANSDSCQCCPGLTLTLTDGMGHYTISVPAGTYSLRVKIAERQPYRLSNLGLNAGEVVYRNFDL
- a CDS encoding insulinase family protein, whose translation is GNFLQPTILSENIQTMERRKIIQKESELPALAIAYRTVDVDHTDYIPLIFLSAVLSSGKSSRLHQSLVYRRQIAAFASASFSASKDPGLFQFMAQAQPGHAIGEVEQAIMDEIQKLQQEEITDMEYERIKNLVEAGFIYSMETNENRAEMIGRYEILSEKYGAEYLNRSLELFNTTTKADILRVAQTYFLDARKNTVILEPIKRN
- a CDS encoding DUF3808 domain-containing protein; translated protein: MKTGFSLIVLWASTAFAEDLSDTMISRGQNYTFDLNFVAAEQTIDSIITLFPKHPKGYFFKGSLYFYQMVAGDPKRLSDEAFIAWCEKTVDIAEKYREASADKTESEFYLGLAYGNLGRFHAALGDWIKAFYYGRKTKSLHDDILHKNQSYYDAYLSVGLYNYYAATMPKFVEVLASIFGLGGDRDLGLRQLEIASAKGTLARVEAKFLLANIFMEEGNYDESIVMYRALRHEFPNNPFLMTQEAMVHYLADHFDAAQELCASALSKSQSQFPSAEIFAHHFLGRIDKLRRNWNNAIDHFQQAVNISASYRMYKSMDGWIAGATYYQLGETYELAGKRDLAIAVYENGRDHSMSGKPTIQGCKNRLRYPLPEFEIGLIQARYAVIIGENTQGIQELQPLLKKAQTAKDYEKFIGQIYFYLGRAEMSQSEWSKAAAYFQSVLEAPFGGNDQNWVKPHTLYYLAYCYVQNQNKEKAATSLKQALQFEDYVDAPRIIFLAKALQKKI
- a CDS encoding alkaline phosphatase family protein; amino-acid sequence: MKRSVILILADGARYDVFEELLQAGRLPNISEHIVQRGDYRRMTTVFTSTTGPAYLPFFTGCFPGTANLPGIRWFDKKAYATKPFYSPHRFRSYCGWEGFFMNRDIRPDLKTLFDLTEAPINVFGPITRGLPSGSNQRPLHKAWLMARAHSNGQYEPVDQKALKIFLNTMPNESEFCFLVLPGIDGISHNTFPRHERTIKAYQFLDQAVGEIVKKLKEYRRYDSTVIGICSDHGLTQTHTHFDVPVFMEKVLNIPTLYYTNIFKMNPQASAHVSGNGMVHIYFKNGDWLKPCYYEDMIRMSPDMVQEFLSKEAVDLVVTKTSGGYVRVDSTRGSAVIKELGEKIEYRVLSTDPFGFQKLPNIMTYDEALEKTFDTEYPDAIVQTAQIFRSERCGDLLLSAKIGYDLRFKWESPEHKSSHGSLHREHMMTPFCLSHPVSRPLLRSADVFPSILNLLGKKIPDGIDGKSFIKAAPVMQAFQASVAL